The following are encoded together in the Bradymonas sediminis genome:
- a CDS encoding sigma-70 family RNA polymerase sigma factor, whose protein sequence is MTRATRSTKQSTEYFQALPDDSSDDISGYKTALFEAKKLWSGVNISADSDPLSAYLSRLNHLEPLPWTAQQQLAKRYKEHGDRDAARLLVLTNLRLVVKLAKEYQRRKTDLLELIQQGNLGLSEALTRYDPYRGVKFTSYAQYWIRALILNYLMNHTHTVRIGGSRAGRKLFYNLKKARRALMQNGQKPTAALVAEYLDVSEDEVILVAAQIDAPPVYLDAQAPGHEETTLGEMMPSDTIDPETAAADYDLACQIRDCIDAFGTEIGDTRRVAIWSERMIADNPKTLAELGAVWDVSKERIRQLEVGMREDFRTFLLDRLGDEIRLEWLHST, encoded by the coding sequence ATGACCCGCGCTACCCGCTCTACCAAGCAATCTACCGAGTATTTTCAAGCCCTCCCCGACGATTCCAGTGACGACATTAGTGGCTATAAGACAGCACTTTTCGAGGCAAAAAAACTATGGTCTGGCGTCAATATATCGGCCGACTCGGACCCGCTTTCGGCCTACCTATCTCGACTAAACCATCTCGAACCGCTCCCCTGGACCGCCCAACAACAGCTCGCCAAACGCTATAAAGAACACGGCGACCGCGACGCCGCGCGCCTCCTGGTGCTGACCAATCTGCGGCTGGTGGTCAAACTCGCCAAAGAATATCAGCGCCGCAAAACCGACCTGCTCGAACTCATCCAGCAGGGCAACCTCGGGCTCTCCGAGGCGCTCACCCGCTACGATCCCTACCGCGGCGTGAAATTCACAAGTTACGCCCAATATTGGATCCGCGCGCTGATCCTAAATTACCTGATGAATCACACCCACACGGTGCGCATCGGCGGGTCACGCGCGGGGCGAAAGCTCTTCTATAACCTCAAAAAAGCGCGCCGCGCCTTGATGCAAAACGGCCAAAAGCCCACGGCCGCGCTCGTGGCAGAATATCTCGACGTCAGCGAAGACGAGGTCATCCTGGTCGCCGCGCAGATCGACGCGCCGCCGGTCTATCTAGACGCCCAGGCGCCCGGCCACGAGGAGACCACGCTGGGCGAAATGATGCCCTCCGACACCATTGACCCGGAGACCGCCGCCGCCGATTACGACCTGGCCTGCCAAATCCGCGACTGCATCGACGCCTTCGGCACCGAGATCGGCGACACCCGACGCGTGGCGATTTGGAGCGAGCGCATGATCGCCGATAACCCCAAGACCCTGGCCGAATTGGGGGCGGTCTGGGATGTCTCAAAGGAGCGAATTCGCCAGCTTGAGGTTGGGATGCGCGAGGACTTCCGCACCTTCCTGCTCGACCGTCTGGGCGATGAGATCCGTCTGGAGTGGTTGCACTCGACCTAG
- a CDS encoding glycosyltransferase family A protein, giving the protein MSKSAEKTIRRYLDRHAHALPEFETLPPPHPKLRASVVIPVYNELKDLGGVIASLAQASARPQVFEVIVVINNAADAPAHIVEANRETAAILAALETDFALHIIDRYSPETAYDPEVAGVGLARREGADLALARLMQIGQAGRGILPCLDGDSPVAPGYIDQIIAEFDANPRMLGAVCRYRHPIPEGTSEQALRHGRAIMAYEAWMRVYEAELLLLGSPYAFQSIGSCMVLSARGYAQADGMPMRQALSDFYILEKMVKTGGRGAVRQLEGPLVYPSARPSERVPRGTGPSVRMQIETGTSRFERIEPPQAFEAMRELFAAVHVGFNQPDVLREAVKDPLLADYLARNNAWSVFEKLRKNASTSTQFERQFHTWFDNLKIVKFANEYKREHGGVWVFDAARHVFEQWGARDPHYQKIARAIPAVDEAQVRPQDWHALLELLREIELRVHRAA; this is encoded by the coding sequence ATGTCCAAATCTGCCGAAAAGACGATCCGTCGCTATCTCGACCGCCACGCCCACGCGCTGCCCGAGTTCGAGACGCTGCCGCCGCCGCACCCGAAGCTTCGCGCGTCGGTGGTGATTCCGGTCTATAACGAGCTCAAGGACCTGGGCGGTGTGATCGCGTCGCTGGCGCAGGCCAGCGCGCGCCCGCAGGTCTTCGAGGTCATCGTCGTGATCAATAACGCCGCCGATGCGCCCGCGCATATCGTCGAGGCCAATCGCGAGACCGCGGCGATCCTGGCGGCGCTTGAGACCGATTTTGCGCTGCATATTATCGACCGCTATTCGCCCGAGACCGCCTATGACCCCGAGGTCGCCGGCGTGGGGTTGGCGCGGCGCGAGGGGGCGGATCTGGCGTTGGCGCGGCTGATGCAAATCGGTCAGGCAGGGCGCGGGATTTTGCCGTGTCTCGACGGCGATTCGCCGGTGGCGCCGGGTTATATCGACCAGATTATCGCCGAGTTCGACGCGAACCCGCGGATGCTCGGGGCGGTGTGCCGCTATCGCCATCCGATCCCGGAGGGGACGAGCGAGCAGGCGCTGCGCCACGGGCGCGCGATCATGGCCTATGAGGCGTGGATGCGCGTGTACGAGGCCGAGCTGTTGCTGCTCGGCTCGCCCTACGCGTTCCAGTCGATCGGCTCGTGCATGGTGCTGAGCGCGCGCGGGTATGCGCAGGCGGACGGGATGCCGATGCGCCAGGCGCTCAGTGATTTTTATATTCTCGAGAAGATGGTCAAGACCGGTGGGCGCGGGGCGGTTCGTCAATTGGAGGGGCCGCTGGTGTATCCGTCGGCGCGCCCGTCGGAGCGGGTGCCGCGCGGGACCGGGCCGAGCGTGCGGATGCAGATTGAGACCGGCACCAGTCGCTTTGAGCGCATCGAGCCGCCCCAGGCGTTTGAGGCGATGCGGGAGTTATTCGCGGCGGTCCACGTCGGGTTTAACCAGCCCGATGTGTTGCGCGAGGCGGTCAAAGACCCGCTGCTCGCCGACTATCTGGCGCGCAATAATGCCTGGTCGGTCTTTGAGAAGTTGCGCAAAAACGCGTCGACATCGACCCAATTCGAGCGCCAATTTCATACCTGGTTCGACAATCTCAAGATCGTCAAATTCGCCAACGAATATAAGCGAGAGCACGGCGGCGTCTGGGTGTTTGACGCGGCGCGCCATGTTTTTGAGCAGTGGGGCGCGCGCGACCCTCACTATCAAAAAATTGCGCGTGCCATCCCTGCGGTCGACGAAGCACAGGTTCGTCCGCAGGATTGGCACGCGCTTTTAGAGTTACTCCGCGAGATCGAACTGCGCGTTCATCGCGCCGCCTAA
- a CDS encoding tRNA-(ms[2]io[6]A)-hydroxylase, which yields MFKLRQETPAEWATHVAENLDAFLIDHAACERKASANAMHFVVRYPDKADIVDAMIEVAREELEHFHQVFHLMQKRGVELGPDEKDPYVNDLLKLGYKKGEGRMMDRLLLGSIIEYRGCERFAMLSRELLKTDPDLAQFYKELAASEAKHRNDFYELALNYFPAEDVQERLDFWLDHEARIVRELPIRAALH from the coding sequence ATGTTTAAGTTGCGCCAAGAAACCCCTGCTGAGTGGGCCACCCACGTCGCCGAGAATCTCGACGCTTTCCTGATTGACCACGCGGCCTGCGAGCGAAAAGCCTCGGCCAACGCCATGCATTTTGTGGTGCGCTACCCCGACAAGGCCGACATCGTCGACGCGATGATCGAGGTCGCGCGCGAGGAGCTCGAGCACTTCCACCAGGTCTTTCATTTGATGCAGAAACGCGGCGTTGAGCTCGGCCCCGACGAGAAAGACCCCTACGTCAATGACCTGCTCAAGCTCGGCTATAAGAAGGGCGAGGGGCGCATGATGGACCGGTTGCTGCTCGGGTCGATCATCGAGTACCGCGGGTGCGAGCGCTTCGCGATGCTCTCGCGCGAGCTGCTCAAGACCGACCCGGATCTGGCGCAATTCTACAAAGAACTCGCCGCCTCCGAGGCCAAGCACCGCAATGATTTTTATGAGCTGGCCCTGAACTATTTCCCCGCCGAAGATGTCCAGGAGCGCCTGGACTTCTGGCTGGACCACGAGGCCAGGATTGTGCGCGAGCTGCCGATTCGCGCGGCGCTCCACTGA
- a CDS encoding DUF1328 domain-containing protein — translation MLGWALTFFVIAIIAGIFGFGGIVQGATSIAMILFWVFVALFVISLIAGVVTGRKTVIP, via the coding sequence ATGTTAGGCTGGGCCCTCACATTCTTTGTCATCGCTATCATCGCCGGTATTTTCGGCTTTGGCGGCATCGTCCAAGGCGCAACGTCGATCGCCATGATCCTCTTCTGGGTCTTCGTGGCGCTCTTCGTCATCTCCTTAATCGCCGGCGTGGTCACGGGCCGGAAAACAGTTATCCCATAA
- a CDS encoding DUF1328 domain-containing protein, protein MLRWALIFFVIAIVAAIFGFGGIVESAASIAMILFWIFVALFVISFVSGLVKGK, encoded by the coding sequence ATGTTACGATGGGCACTGATATTTTTCGTTATCGCAATCGTCGCCGCCATCTTCGGCTTCGGAGGAATCGTTGAAAGCGCCGCCTCGATCGCGATGATCCTCTTCTGGATCTTTGTCGCCCTCTTCGTCATCTCGTTTGTCAGCGGGCTGGTCAAAGGTAAATAG
- a CDS encoding IgGFc-binding protein: MRPDAPAAKQTSKFAPKRRRVGHLFAMLICAGALVLSGCSSESSGPEDAGPGQADAAAEDARACAPASAECTSVAARRVCNAQGSAWDEETCVSTTRCDPDSGACVEPVCTPGAFQGCTAEGLQSVCNQSGTRVVEMICPGDKPCTDGQCEAPECSAGVTRCLDRRRLEVCNEAGAFVPAEPCPTGTECFNGTCENLCELNKKVSSYIGCEYWSADLDNYEEATSQPHAIVVANPNAESSARIELSAGFSQQILRADPSGAPYDLDIGPGEVGVFAIPTGFDHSGTRILENKAIRLTSSVPVIAYQFNPLNNVGVFSNDGSLLIPTNTLGREYRVLSWPHRGGSQNIRGFVTIVNSFGNPNRVRVTPSAQVIAGPGVPQIEAGETRVFDLAPGASLNLETSGAELDQAIAQGCLTDGDGAPTQVTPCPDLTGTQIVADEPVTVFGGHQCANVVRGVDRCDHIESVLFPTSIWGTHYIGSKFSPRADGATKEPDIWRVIAAEDGTVIQTDPPIPNVHQYTLNAGEWRQFEAVAPHANFELVASKPVMLAQYMVGANWLGIPRECNTGIDQYNPTGIGDPAMTTAVPRAQFRQDYLVLTPENYERNYINIMVPAGHQVRLDGAPVADDAWQPVGTRDTYEIAQIRVDAGPHYLEADIPFGVVSYGYDCHVSYAYPGGLNLEALDD; this comes from the coding sequence ATGAGACCCGACGCGCCCGCAGCGAAGCAAACGAGCAAATTTGCGCCGAAGCGACGGCGCGTGGGGCATCTCTTTGCGATGCTTATCTGCGCCGGCGCGCTCGTGCTTAGCGGGTGTTCCTCGGAGTCGTCGGGCCCCGAGGACGCCGGCCCGGGCCAGGCGGACGCCGCCGCCGAGGACGCCCGCGCCTGTGCGCCGGCCAGCGCCGAGTGCACCTCGGTGGCCGCGCGGCGGGTGTGCAACGCGCAGGGGAGCGCGTGGGATGAGGAGACGTGCGTCTCCACGACCCGCTGTGACCCGGACTCCGGCGCCTGCGTCGAGCCGGTGTGCACCCCCGGGGCGTTCCAGGGTTGTACCGCCGAGGGGCTGCAGAGCGTCTGCAACCAGAGCGGCACGCGCGTGGTCGAGATGATCTGCCCGGGCGACAAGCCCTGCACCGACGGGCAATGCGAGGCTCCCGAGTGCTCGGCCGGCGTGACGCGATGCCTGGACCGGCGCCGCCTCGAGGTCTGCAATGAGGCCGGCGCGTTTGTCCCCGCCGAGCCCTGCCCAACCGGCACCGAATGCTTCAACGGGACCTGCGAGAACCTGTGCGAGCTCAATAAAAAAGTCTCCAGTTATATCGGCTGCGAGTATTGGTCGGCCGACCTCGATAATTATGAGGAGGCCACCAGCCAACCCCACGCCATCGTGGTGGCCAATCCCAACGCCGAGAGCAGCGCGCGCATCGAGCTCAGCGCCGGATTTAGCCAACAAATCCTGCGCGCCGACCCCTCCGGGGCGCCCTACGACCTCGATATTGGCCCCGGTGAGGTCGGCGTCTTCGCCATCCCCACCGGCTTCGACCACTCGGGCACGCGCATCCTCGAGAATAAAGCGATCCGGCTGACCAGCAGCGTCCCGGTGATCGCCTACCAATTTAACCCGCTCAATAACGTCGGCGTCTTCTCCAACGACGGCTCCTTGCTGATCCCGACGAATACGCTGGGGCGCGAGTACCGGGTGCTGAGCTGGCCGCACCGCGGCGGCTCGCAGAATATCCGCGGCTTCGTCACGATCGTGAACTCCTTTGGCAACCCGAACCGCGTGCGCGTGACGCCCTCCGCCCAGGTCATCGCCGGGCCGGGCGTCCCGCAGATCGAGGCCGGCGAGACCCGCGTCTTCGACCTCGCCCCGGGGGCATCGCTTAACCTGGAGACCTCCGGGGCCGAGCTCGACCAGGCCATCGCCCAGGGGTGTCTGACCGACGGGGACGGCGCGCCCACTCAAGTTACGCCGTGCCCCGACCTCACCGGCACCCAAATCGTGGCCGACGAGCCGGTGACCGTCTTCGGCGGCCACCAATGCGCCAACGTCGTGCGCGGCGTCGACCGCTGCGATCATATCGAATCGGTCCTCTTTCCAACCTCGATCTGGGGCACCCATTATATCGGGTCGAAGTTCAGCCCGCGCGCCGATGGCGCCACCAAAGAGCCCGATATCTGGCGCGTCATCGCGGCCGAGGATGGCACGGTGATTCAGACCGATCCGCCGATCCCGAACGTCCACCAATATACCCTGAACGCCGGGGAGTGGCGCCAATTTGAGGCCGTCGCGCCCCACGCCAATTTCGAGCTGGTCGCCTCCAAACCGGTGATGCTCGCCCAATATATGGTCGGGGCCAACTGGCTTGGGATTCCGCGCGAATGCAACACGGGCATCGACCAATATAACCCCACGGGCATCGGCGATCCGGCGATGACCACGGCGGTGCCGCGGGCGCAATTTCGCCAGGATTATCTGGTGCTTACGCCCGAGAATTACGAGCGAAATTATATCAATATTATGGTCCCCGCCGGCCACCAGGTGCGCCTGGACGGAGCGCCCGTGGCCGACGACGCCTGGCAGCCCGTCGGCACCCGCGACACCTATGAGATCGCGCAGATTCGGGTCGACGCCGGACCGCATTATCTCGAGGCGGATATCCCCTTTGGGGTCGTGAGTTATGGCTATGATTGCCACGTCTCCTACGCCTATCCGGGAGGCCTCAATCTGGAGGCGCTCGATGATTAA
- a CDS encoding 2-oxo acid dehydrogenase subunit E2, with the protein MSKYWAPFKKNSAWRRISVGMWDAPDDPTIYGYETLDAHRLVPYLEELSRVSGVKVTPAAVFVKIAATVFEEHPDLNVIMVNKTVQKRNSIDIFCQVSIPNESTGQADLSGVKLKRVNEMNLVEIASRLSRRAKKVRDGQDEEMEQTKATINVVPTWLMRPMLKAVDFLTYNVPFDLGSIGVRDDPFGSAMVSSVAAFDIKLGFAPLVPMSRVPMVFLPGVMHKAVLVNEDGEPEVRDVLQASCTFDHRCFDGYQIGFMVRAVREMIKNPRDYFVDPQEWAAAQNPGRTPEAQAAPKPAAVKPKAGGAPRPEDHASKAAMGE; encoded by the coding sequence ATGAGCAAGTATTGGGCACCGTTTAAGAAGAACTCGGCGTGGCGCAGGATCTCGGTCGGCATGTGGGATGCGCCGGATGACCCCACGATCTACGGCTATGAGACCCTGGATGCGCACCGGCTGGTGCCGTATTTGGAGGAGCTGAGCCGGGTCAGCGGCGTCAAGGTCACGCCGGCCGCCGTGTTCGTCAAGATCGCCGCGACGGTCTTCGAGGAGCACCCGGACCTCAACGTCATCATGGTCAATAAGACCGTGCAGAAGCGAAATAGCATCGATATTTTCTGCCAGGTTTCGATCCCCAACGAGTCCACCGGTCAGGCGGACCTGAGCGGGGTGAAGTTGAAGCGGGTCAACGAAATGAACCTGGTCGAGATCGCCAGCCGCCTGAGCCGGCGCGCCAAAAAGGTGCGCGACGGCCAGGACGAGGAGATGGAGCAGACCAAGGCGACCATCAACGTCGTGCCGACCTGGTTGATGCGCCCGATGCTCAAAGCCGTGGACTTCTTGACCTATAATGTGCCGTTTGACCTGGGCAGCATCGGGGTGCGCGACGACCCGTTTGGCAGCGCGATGGTCAGCTCGGTGGCGGCCTTTGACATCAAATTGGGCTTCGCCCCGCTGGTGCCGATGAGCCGCGTGCCGATGGTCTTTTTGCCCGGCGTGATGCACAAAGCTGTGCTGGTCAACGAAGACGGAGAGCCCGAGGTGCGCGACGTGCTCCAGGCATCCTGCACCTTCGACCACCGCTGCTTCGACGGCTATCAGATCGGCTTTATGGTGCGCGCGGTGCGCGAAATGATCAAAAACCCGCGCGATTATTTCGTCGACCCGCAGGAGTGGGCGGCGGCGCAAAACCCCGGGCGCACCCCGGAGGCCCAGGCGGCGCCCAAGCCGGCCGCCGTCAAGCCCAAAGCGGGCGGGGCGCCGCGCCCCGAAGACCACGCCTCGAAAGCGGCGATGGGAGAATAA
- the tatC gene encoding twin-arginine translocase subunit TatC, giving the protein MTDESSLQKPDAPDSALTPAADGPLAGGQSGLNQAELDSARMSLIGHLVELRQRLIYSIIAIFIAVVISWVWVDDLFYLLMQPLRLAAPEGNLEVSQINHKDLTEPFFAMVKIALAAGIFASSPISLYNLWKFIAPGLYGSEKRVALPFVIMGTICFFGGAAFCFYMVLPYGYAYLIDFGMGVASNPELMLNEYLATTTKLLLVFGVVFQLPVITSFLAALGAIDHNTLLKHWRGSVIGIFVMGALLTPPDPVTQTLLSLPLCLLYGLSIGLSYIFSKGHKRRQEKAMKELDELF; this is encoded by the coding sequence ATGACTGACGAATCCTCGCTTCAAAAACCCGACGCCCCGGACAGCGCCCTCACCCCTGCCGCTGACGGGCCGTTGGCTGGCGGGCAATCCGGGCTGAATCAAGCCGAGCTGGACAGCGCGCGCATGAGCCTGATCGGCCACCTGGTCGAATTACGGCAGCGGTTGATCTACTCGATCATCGCCATCTTTATCGCCGTGGTGATCTCCTGGGTGTGGGTCGACGATCTCTTCTACCTCTTGATGCAGCCGCTCCGCCTGGCCGCCCCCGAGGGCAACCTCGAAGTCTCGCAGATCAACCACAAGGACCTGACCGAGCCGTTCTTCGCGATGGTCAAGATCGCGCTGGCCGCCGGGATTTTCGCGTCTTCGCCGATCTCGCTCTATAATTTATGGAAATTTATCGCGCCGGGCTTATACGGCAGCGAGAAGCGGGTGGCGCTGCCCTTTGTGATCATGGGGACGATCTGTTTCTTCGGGGGCGCGGCGTTTTGTTTCTATATGGTGCTGCCCTACGGCTACGCGTATTTGATCGATTTTGGCATGGGCGTGGCGTCGAACCCCGAGCTGATGCTCAACGAGTATCTGGCCACCACGACCAAGCTCTTGCTGGTCTTCGGGGTGGTCTTTCAATTGCCCGTCATCACCTCGTTTTTGGCGGCGCTTGGGGCCATCGACCACAACACCCTGCTCAAGCATTGGCGCGGGTCGGTGATCGGTATCTTCGTGATGGGCGCGCTGTTGACCCCGCCCGACCCGGTCACCCAGACGCTGCTGTCCCTGCCGCTCTGTCTGCTCTATGGCCTGTCGATCGGGCTGTCTTATATCTTCTCGAAGGGCCACAAACGGCGCCAGGAGAAGGCGATGAAAGAGCTGGACGAGCTTTTCTAA
- a CDS encoding Sec-independent protein translocase subunit TatA/TatB, translating into MFSGIGLSEIMVVMLLALLVLGPEKLPETARKLGKGMRELRRASNMFTDMFMLEEDPTPAKQNAPASQQPSGSFEPPPYEYKEGDTIARDVQKRLRSRPVLLSKVRYPTDIESVPLNPCRPAPSQDSPCVHVELAPTRGVGL; encoded by the coding sequence ATGTTTTCCGGAATTGGACTCTCCGAAATTATGGTCGTGATGCTGCTCGCGCTGCTGGTGCTGGGGCCGGAGAAATTGCCCGAGACCGCGCGCAAGCTAGGCAAAGGAATGCGGGAGCTTCGCCGAGCCTCCAATATGTTCACCGATATGTTTATGCTCGAGGAGGACCCGACGCCGGCTAAACAGAACGCGCCGGCCAGTCAGCAGCCGTCGGGGTCCTTCGAGCCGCCGCCCTACGAATATAAAGAGGGCGATACGATCGCGCGCGACGTTCAAAAACGCCTGCGTAGCCGGCCGGTCCTGCTCAGCAAGGTGCGCTACCCGACTGATATCGAATCGGTCCCGCTGAACCCGTGCCGCCCGGCGCCGAGTCAAGATTCCCCATGTGTCCACGTTGAACTCGCCCCGACCCGCGGAGTCGGCCTATGA
- a CDS encoding M20/M25/M40 family metallo-hydrolase codes for MNTDAFRQTIELLETWLRIDSTSGAEAAFLAALEAYFSDQGYQCERFEVAEDRWNLLVTREVAPRFIYSTHVDTVPPFFGPRREGVGFPGDEVGQGATAENEARIYARGACDTKGGIAAMAAAGARLLEAGIEDFGYLFVVGEEVDHCGAKQARHTERLRELKPEQIVLCEPTRNRIVSAQKGMVRCRLESRGVAGHSAFPERGDSAINHLLDALERLRNHAWPEDDLLGPTTVNIGTIQGGVAGNVFAAEASAELLFRCVSDTEEIIATIKDLVDAPVEVTGVVHNDPVFFKLPEPADEFEVCTVPFNTDATYLSELAPIWLVGPGDIEVAHSDHEYISLESLAEGIDLYEKLALRVLRP; via the coding sequence ATGAATACCGACGCGTTTCGACAGACGATTGAATTATTAGAGACCTGGCTTCGCATCGACTCGACCTCCGGGGCGGAGGCGGCGTTTCTGGCGGCGCTGGAGGCGTATTTTAGCGACCAGGGCTATCAGTGCGAGCGCTTCGAGGTCGCCGAGGACCGCTGGAACCTGCTGGTCACCCGCGAGGTCGCGCCGCGCTTTATCTATTCGACCCACGTCGACACGGTGCCGCCGTTCTTTGGGCCGCGCCGCGAGGGCGTGGGTTTCCCGGGCGACGAAGTTGGCCAGGGCGCCACTGCCGAGAATGAAGCGCGTATTTATGCGCGCGGCGCCTGCGACACCAAGGGCGGCATCGCGGCGATGGCGGCGGCCGGGGCGCGTCTTTTAGAGGCCGGCATCGAGGACTTTGGCTACCTCTTTGTGGTGGGCGAAGAGGTCGACCATTGCGGCGCCAAGCAAGCACGCCACACCGAGCGGCTGCGCGAGCTGAAGCCCGAGCAGATCGTTTTGTGCGAGCCGACCCGAAATCGCATCGTCTCCGCCCAAAAGGGCATGGTGAGGTGCCGCCTCGAGAGCCGCGGCGTCGCGGGGCACTCTGCCTTCCCGGAGCGCGGAGACTCCGCGATCAACCACCTGCTCGACGCGCTCGAGCGCCTGCGCAACCACGCCTGGCCCGAGGACGATTTGCTTGGCCCGACCACCGTCAATATCGGCACCATCCAGGGCGGCGTCGCCGGCAACGTCTTCGCCGCCGAAGCCAGCGCCGAGCTTCTCTTTCGATGCGTGAGCGACACCGAAGAGATCATCGCGACCATCAAAGATCTGGTCGACGCGCCGGTCGAAGTCACCGGCGTCGTCCACAATGACCCGGTCTTCTTTAAGCTGCCCGAACCCGCCGACGAATTCGAGGTCTGCACGGTTCCCTTCAATACCGACGCGACCTATCTGAGCGAATTGGCCCCGATCTGGCTGGTCGGCCCGGGCGATATCGAGGTCGCTCACTCCGACCACGAATATATCTCGCTTGAGAGCCTCGCCGAGGGCATCGACCTCTACGAGAAGTTGGCCCTGCGGGTGCTCCGTCCCTGA
- a CDS encoding fumarylacetoacetate hydrolase family protein encodes MRIHRIIDPETGRPAFAKKRDGRFFRVHFDQGLAPIEALHQVAQGRQTLTIGEAIAEEDQAQLLAPVTPSKIICVGLNYRHHAAEMNKDIPPEPLLFMKPPSAIIGPGQPIELPAQSELVHHEGELGIVIGARAKNLHEGESQGVIAGYLCANDVTARDIQRREKRYTRGKGFDTFCPLGPALALADEFVPGDHFLSCQVDGVERQSSRLNDFIFPIDHVVAFISNIMTLLPGDVILTGTPAGVGPLNAGEVVAVEIDGIGRLENPVIQAPAG; translated from the coding sequence ATGCGCATCCACCGCATCATCGATCCTGAGACCGGCCGTCCCGCTTTTGCAAAGAAGCGGGACGGCCGGTTTTTTCGCGTTCACTTCGACCAGGGCCTGGCGCCCATCGAGGCGCTCCACCAGGTCGCCCAGGGGCGCCAAACCCTCACCATCGGCGAGGCCATCGCCGAGGAAGACCAGGCGCAGCTTCTGGCACCCGTGACGCCTTCGAAGATCATCTGCGTGGGGCTCAATTACCGCCACCACGCCGCCGAGATGAATAAGGACATCCCGCCGGAGCCGCTGCTCTTTATGAAGCCGCCCAGCGCGATTATTGGCCCCGGCCAGCCCATCGAGCTGCCCGCCCAATCCGAGCTCGTCCACCACGAGGGGGAGCTCGGCATCGTGATCGGAGCGCGGGCAAAAAATCTGCACGAGGGGGAATCTCAAGGGGTCATCGCGGGTTATCTATGCGCCAATGATGTGACGGCGCGCGATATCCAGCGGCGCGAGAAGCGCTACACCCGCGGCAAGGGTTTCGACACCTTTTGCCCCCTGGGCCCCGCGCTCGCCCTGGCCGATGAGTTTGTGCCGGGCGATCATTTCCTGAGCTGCCAGGTCGACGGGGTGGAGCGACAGAGCTCGCGGCTCAACGACTTCATCTTTCCGATCGACCATGTGGTCGCATTCATCAGCAATATCATGACCTTATTGCCCGGGGACGTCATCCTGACCGGCACCCCGGCGGGGGTCGGCCCGCTGAACGCCGGCGAGGTCGTCGCGGTCGAAATCGACGGCATCGGGCGGCTGGAAAACCCGGTGATTCAGGCCCCAGCCGGCTGA